CTACCATCACTGTCATTATAATCACTGCTATCATTAGCATAAGAAGAATCCTTTGATGGTGGAGACGCCGGCATCCCATACTTATCACAAGGTGAAATTCCAAGCTTCAAGTTTGAGGACAGAACCGAATGGTTATAGCAAAGGTTGCTATTCCCACCAACGTTGAACACATTCAAATTCTTAatgaaattttgattaaaaggCAGAACACCACGAAGGTTGTTGTTAGCAAGATTTAAGTGCCTTAAACTCTTCATCTGAGAAATAAACTTTGGAATAGTACTATTGAATTGGTTTGAGCTCAGATCCAAATGAAAAAAACCCGAAATAGaagatattgaacctggaatttggCCAAAGAAAGAGTTTGAAGCCAGAGACAAGGTTGTCAGAGAAGTCAAGTCCCCAATGGTAGCAGGTACCTCACCACTGAGATTATTATtggaaagattcaaactttccaaACCAGAAAGCATGGTAATCGAAGAGGGAATAGTCCCTTTGAGCTTGTTGCCAGAAAAATCTATATGGGTAAGGTCAGAATGAAGATGTCCAGGAAGAAAACCAGTGAGATTAGCGTTTGAAATGGTCAAAGTTTTGAGCATGTCCATGTGGGCAAGGATAACGTAAGGTCCAGAAGCTTTGACTTGGACATTCGTTACGGCGAGATCAGTGAGATTCTGAAGCTGAGAGAGCCAAATGCCGGAGACCTTGCGGAGGCTGTTGATGCATGTGAAGGTGTGGAGGGAGGAGGTGAGTTCGAGTGGGAAGCGAATGGGGGTGACGGGGCAGTTGAGGAGGTTGAGAGTTTGGAGTGTTGAGAGTGATTGGAGTGCGGTGAAGGAGAGTGCAACGTAGGAGGAGCAGTTTGAGAGTGTGAGAGAGATGAGGTGGTGGAAGGGTTTTGAGCTATCGCAGGTTGTGGCGTTGTGGAATGCGGATTTGGaacttaaagaaaaaaattgtcatTTTCTCAACGTGATTGCTACCGTACGATGATAAATTCATACGTATCGATACGTTTAAAATATGGACAAGTAATAACAAATCACGTGGAATTTATTTTCCACgtcagcatttaattttttctcttttaaatatatattatatcatcacttttactaaaatacctttttaattaaataaaaataaaaaatatttatttatttaattttataaaaagacttaaatatcattttttgtatatattagacaaaaattactcttttagattaattaaattgtttaattttataattttaaaattaaaacaaaaacaaaaacaaaaatacatttaataaaattatttgtctCTTCATAAACCctaatcaattattcataccaaaaaaattaaataaatttaaaaattattaaacaaaatCACTTTGTTCTTTGTTTACTGGGTTCTCACACAACCCTCATCTCTAACTGTTCATACCAAAAAAAATCATctgaaaatttgagaaaaaaaataaaagaacagaGCTTCATGTCTTcatctttttgggtttttcaCCAGCACACTCTCAACGAACTTCTCTCTCATTCCCAATTCTGAGACTCAAACTCTCTCCTCTCTGACTGCCACTAGAGTCTCTCTCGGTCTCACTAGAGTCTCTAATCATTCACACAATCACACTCACCAGCGTCTCGTTGCTCCTCTCCTATCGTCGCCGGCATTTCAACGTCTCGCGGCCTTCCCTGGGCTCCTCCTCGCCGGCGACAGAAGCACTCGTCGGATCGTCGTCGCTCGTCGTCTTCTGGTTTCAAGTACTCGTGGATCGTGGACCGTCGTAGGGTCGTCACTTGCTTCGTCGCTCGTCCTCTTCTGGGGTCGGGTCCTCTTCGTCACCCAGTTGCCCTTGGTAAGTCCATGCATCATCACTTCCCCTATACTCCCTTTTCCAGATTCCCTTCTCCCTGTATTTTGAGATGATGTTGAATTGGTAATCAATTAATTTGTTTGCGATTGaatcttgaatttgttgctgtcTTGCTGAATAATCAtcgagtttaattttttttgtctttgctAAAAATCATCAGAGTTGAATTTGTTACTGATTATCATCGAaccttgaatttgttgctggCTTGCTCAAACACCTCCTATTATGTTTTCTATGCACTACTTGTGTATGTTACAGTTTTCATATGACCGGCTTACAATTTGTTGTTGTCTTGCTCAAACACCCCCTATTATATTTATCTCTACAGTTTTCATATTGCTTCATGATTTCAGTTTGTTTTTGCATGATATACTTCAACCAATAGCTTGTTTTCCctgaatgaattaaaataaaaaactgtaAACTGAACATATACCCCATTCGGGTATTTGGATCAAATAAAAGCAAACAAGCTAAACCCCCAACTGACAAAAGGAAAATACAGCCAGTCTTATGATTGGACCAAGAGCAAGAATGTTCATTTGTTTCACATTTTGATAGGAACCTGGGGGTCTTAATACACTGTGATCTGCAGAGCCGTTTTATGTGATTACATTCTATTTTATGTAATCCTTTtaccaaaaaaggaaaaagaatctGTATCCCTCAACCATTTCTTAATGGATGCAGCGCTTTGAGATAGTTAATGGTGTTACTGAAGTTGAAAGAATAGCAGAGGAGAAAACTGCAGGTGCTGAAGAGGACGAAGGTATTAATTACAAGATCACACCTTTTCCTTAAATAGCATTTCAATTCATTCACTGATAAcattttgatttggttttgtAGGAAAAGGAGTACCTGCTTTTTGGCTCAATGTAATGAAAAACAATGAAGTGTTAGCTGAAGAGGTTAGTTGGTGCTATCAATAGTAActccttttttttaaatgtttattttatgtCTTGCAACCAAGTCTTAGTGTTAGCTTAAGAGGTTAGTTGGTTCTATTCAATAGTTactccttttttcttttaaatgtttattttatgtCTTGCAACCAAGCTAATTTTAAGTCTTTGTGAAATAGATTTTAGAGCATGATGAAGGTGCTCTCAAGTTTTTCAAAGATATCAAGTGGAGCAGGATAGACAACCCAAAAGGATTCAAGCTTGAATTTTATTTCGATACTAATCCTTATTTCACAAACACTATTTTGACAAAAAGCATATCACATGATTGATGAGGATGAGCCAATATTGGAAAAAGCAATTGGGTGAAGACCCCTTCAATGGAAATAATCAAATCCATCTCAGGCATCAAGGTTATTCCTCTTTTAGGCCTTTATTTACTTTATAGCAAAGTGtgtactaaaattttttgttaatgaaaAATTTGTAAAGCCACATTGATCATATATAACCACAATTAGTTATTTGGAAAGTGTATTTTTGCGGCTTTCTCTTTACATCTCAAactcagttttttttttaaatatatatatttttttggaagTTCGATGTTTGAGTTCTTTTTTTAAGTCAAaccattataaaaaatatgataactTTTATAGGAGGGAAGATTAGGCTCTGGTTAGGTCATTTGTTTTTTGCAACCCTGGTTGTCTCTCTTTATTATGATTTTCCCTTCCACCTGCTAACAGTATATAGGTTCTCACAATCTGTGATTACTTTTAAGCTCTGGTATTCACCTTCAATCCAAAAGATAAGATGTGGCTTGTTACTTTTGTAGGTTCAAGTCTGAAAGAAACCACCAACCCGATGATGAGGTCATGGTATGTGAATACACAAACTTATCTAGTTGCTTATGAATATTCCATCCTCTTTTGAAAACTAGGAGATTATTCAATTGATGAATTGGAATGTGGTTGCAGGTGCAGTGACTTTGGTGGAGCTGTCTGTTGATGGTTCTATTATGGGTACTGTTGAAATTAAGCTTCCTGAAGAAGGAGTAGGAGGCCTTGGTTCTATTATGGGAGAGGAACAATAACTATGACCTAGCTTTActtacattttattattgttaagacATTGACCAATTTGCATTCGATGTTGTGGGtttactttatttaattaaaaacaagaaGTAAACAAAgttgaacaaaaagaaaagacttGCAATTTCCTCAATGATAAACCTTCCCTTGCATTTTTCTTGCTTAAAATGTGGAATCTACATTGCTCTGGTCAACGTCCCCAACATTTCAAGGTCACCGAAAATGATCTTGAATATCCTTATGACAGATAGATAGATAAATAGTAGATATAGGTGTTAGACGAGAATGTATAtaagaaaatcaagaaaaagtAGACCGATCTTGTACTTGATATGTTGATAAATCTGAGTGTAATTCTGTTATAGCAATCACGAACATatctattttgttagaaatcaTGGATGAGTAATTTATTGTGTTTTGGCTTCGCAATTCTCTTGATTAATTAACTAGAACATTAACAAGAtatacaaaaaaagaaagaaaccgGGGGGGTGGTCTAATAACTTTTCACTAAAACTCAAATGAACCAAAAGTTGAATCAAATACAAcaaatttgttatttattatcatatatGAATTGTCATAGCCAAAGCAATATATCATACAAATAGAATGAAATGATGGTTATCAAATTAGTTATTATCGTATTAGAACTGTTTTTCAAGATagttaattacttttttatcCACTTGAAAAGCCTTAGTCAAAACTTCAGGAGAAATAGGTGGAGTGGATCCAAAAACAGCATTTGCAACTGTGATAACACCTGGATTCTGACTGTTAAGACCAGAAATAGCAACAGCGTTGCCATAACCGGAGAGATTCTAACCAACACCAAAGTCCAGTTTCCCCCATAACAAGAAACCAGTGCTTGGGGACTTCTAGAAGGGACCATACCTTAATCGGAAATTCACGATTTTCACTATAACCAATCCCATGGAGGCAACCTGATGCAAGCCAAGATCCTGATTTACAAGTTTCCAAGGGAAGTGAGACTTTGACAACAGCTTCAAAACCCTCCCACTCTGTATATGGTGAAATTGAGAAAAGGATTGCAGATCTTCAGTTTAAAAATTCAGGAAAGGATCTCAGATTTCTTCAACCGCCCTAGCAATTAAACCCAAGCCAAACTGATCCTCTACAAAACCCTAAATACAAAGTAAAGTAAATATGAGAATGCTGCATTAAATCATCTAATACATCAATCAAAGACATTTCTACAAAGCCAAAACATCTTATCACAAGAGTGTATCAAGGATAAGTTGTGCAAGTAGAAGTAAAATCTTATTAACAAGATTCTTCTAGACTTCTAGTGGCTTGGAACATTTATGAATTATTTCATGAATaaatggaaaaggcttgctctAAGGAACAATACGAATATACAATAATAACTAAGCATGTGACTTAAAGAAAGTTGAAGCGAACCAAAAAATTCAGTGGTGTATAACTTTTTTCCTTTCAAATTGATGAGGTTCACATTAAAACACTTAGCATGAAAGAATGCAAGACATAATTGTCAAGCTCCAGCAAAAGAGCACATGACCATCATAATAGAATAAAGATCCATTTACCTGAAGTGCACAATAATTACTCAATGCATGAAGAAATTCTTCACTTGCATTTTCTGTTATCATCTTAGACATTGCATCTGGATTTGGATTAAGAATCTGTATAAAGCCAACTTTAGCTTCAAATTAATTCAGTTGGCTACAAAAAGCTTACCAAGCCAATTGCATATGAGATCTTCTTCTCCAGCATATACAAGAACCTGGATTCCATCCTCAAGAAGAGCCGAGATTCCAACTTCGAGATTTCTCATCCAGTCCTGCATCATAGCATCATAGACTGTGCTACTACACGAAACAAAGTCCAAATTCCCAACACCTAAAGTATAATTTCCATAAGTTCTTTTCTCATTGACTCGTTAGAATTTCCATTTCTGATAGTCAATAACAAAAGTAGAATTTCTATTCTGAAAATTTTGTCTCTGGTCtcaattttcatatagtttCTTTTGGAATTTGTCTTCTCTCATATATCGTGCTAACttaattatatgtatttaatgcTTTCATTGTAAAGATGTCATTATTAACTTGCTTGGGCATTTCTTGACAACCAATATGCGACTTGTGTAATCaaataatcattcaataaaaaattaaaatacaaaa
This sequence is a window from Arachis duranensis cultivar V14167 chromosome 2, aradu.V14167.gnm2.J7QH, whole genome shotgun sequence. Protein-coding genes within it:
- the LOC107473791 gene encoding receptor-like protein 51, producing MRVVSKSAFHNATTCDSSKPFHHLISLTLSNCSSYVALSFTALQSLSTLQTLNLLNCPVTPIRFPLELTSSLHTFTCINSLRKVSGIWLSQLQNLTDLAVTNVQVKASGPYVILAHMDMLKTLTISNANLTGFLPGHLHSDLTHIDFSGNKLKGTIPSSITMLSGLESLNLSNNNLSGEVPATIGDLTSLTTLSLASNSFFGQIPGSISSISGFFHLDLSSNQFNSTIPKFISQMKSLRHLNLANNNLRGVLPFNQNFIKNLNVFNVGGNSNLCYNHSVLSSNLKLGISPCDKYGMPASPPSKDSSYANDSSDYNDSDGSSNQKKGHHSGPNKFVLGVAIALSSIVFLIVFMIICTKCCCR